From the genome of Tachysurus fulvidraco isolate hzauxx_2018 chromosome 14, HZAU_PFXX_2.0, whole genome shotgun sequence:
ATGATTATTagtttaaatgtagttttaatGATCTTTGTTATATTTTCTTGACAAAGGGCAAAAATATTGACTTGTTATTAACTTGATATTTTGATGAAATTGTAAAAATGTGAACAATACTTTTTTgtcttattcttttttctttttcttttttcttgtatGCTTTTCTTATTCACGTCTCTCCTTTGAATGCTTTCCTATATATTTTCTCTCCTATTAGTGGTCACACATATAGAAGGCTTCCGTCTGGCTTTGTTTCTGTCCATCGTCAGCACAGCCATCATAATGTTGATGAGCATATTCTTCATCACTTCATGGTTGCTGGAGCGTTTGAAGAAGGAGGAACTGAGGCGACTAGAAAGGTGAGAAAAGGGAACCGAAGAAGAGAAGAGTGCAGAAATGATGAGATGGGCTAAAGCATGGTCACACTCCTAGTTTTTACATATACCACTAAAAGACTAGAATTCGTATCTTGAATCTCATATCTTGTAcaatatattgtgtgttttgtacatGTACTCGTTTTATTGGCGCTCATATATCTTAAGAGCTAGATGAGCTTTCACTGCAACACACATCTGTCTAACACGCATAATTTTTCAATGACTCAACAGTTGATTTATTACCAATTACCATTTAgcaagcagtggcagcttggtggaccgtTCGCTCAGTAatccaaaaccttaaccactagtcttcGACACCCCCCATGGCTTAATCATAACATAAAATCTATAATGTCAAAAAGTCtgatatataatttaaatgataaaaatacataatttagGTCATTTTACATCATGGACAAAATACCTTGGCGCATTTGATTTTGGAGCTTTAGAGATTCCCTTCAATTCATCAACAGTAttatattttcacacacatgcatattaGTGTTAGAGTTTGAAATGAACAGATATACACTATTAAGCCTTTAGCTGTATCCTCATCAATATTAGAGATCATTGTTTGGGAATAATACAAGAAATAAAAGGTTCAAAGATTTGACCtggttttactgtgtgtgttcttcatcAATTAATATCTTTATGATTAAATATCTGTTTGATGCTCAGCCCACTGGCCATccaatattacatatattatataatatacagtatataaactcAGTAGGACCCAAACATGTAAAATTAATTAGACACAGAagcacataatttttttttgtttgtaaagtttTGGAACTTCATTTAAGATCAAGTCACAATAATAGACACATTCTCTAAATGAATTTTACAAAGAATTCTTCATTGCAATCTTTGATTGATAATTCAAAGCCCTTGCTAAGAAAATATTCTAAGCCCTTTTTGTTAGTAAAACTAGTAGAGTGTTTTTCAGCAGtaacattcattctttcattcatttcctaccacttatccaaacttctcgggtcacggggagcctgtgcctatctcaggcgttatcgggcatcaaggcaggatacaccctggacggagtgccaacccatcacagggcacacacacactctcattcactcacacactcacactatggacaattttccagagatcagCAGTAACAGCATCCACTAATTGTTTCCTGGAGTTGCTGGTTGGACTTTCTTGGGGCAGAGCTTTAGTCAGGTGGTTTTTTTTAGGTCGGCGTCTAAAACAGTGAGCCCAGAATTTATTACCCAGTGGTTTGCATACAATTTTGTTGGTTTTTCCATGACATCAAAGTTGTGAAATATAtctttttacatatatatttttcatttattgcaTCATAGAAACTTTgtatgaaacataaaacactttgtggagactttttatatccacctTATGCATcttgttgtgtatgtttatagGGAAAGAAAGGAGGAAACTGAAAGACTTTGGCACCACTTAGATgcagaggaacagagagaatATTTATATGCTCATGATAGcaatatcaacaacaacaacaacaacaacaacaacagcaatagaCAAGCACAACATCCAAGGTACTCTTtaactctgtatgtatgtatctaacATTTGACCTTTCACATTTACAGTAGGATTCTGCAACaaaccgtacacacacaccggaGTAAATACAACAACCATTTTGCTAGCAAAACTATAACAATCAGACCATCTCTCATTAAGTGTATCTCTCTGTTTCTTAGGtgtcataaaaaaaactacCCTGACCCTTTACCCATCCACCACTCGCAGAGTACTGTAAGACAAATGCCCCCCCTACCTCCCTGTGTTTAACCAGACACATTAATTGTCCATTACAACCGCAAACTTTCATCACAATTTCCTCTTGTTCTCTGTGGGGAGATATGACTCTAACTTGGAACAATCACCATGGAACTGAGCCAAACCGACAGCATCAGGCACACAGGAGGGTCAGGTCTCTACTGAGACTGGAAAGACACTGGAGGAGCCACTTTGAAAAGGATAacgcacacatgcaccacaAATCTGGGCTGTATCAGCATAAAGATTGTTCTACAGAAATTATTGATGAACCAGATTTATACTTGATTGATTAAAAATCTATACATCTATTGTTATGAACTGGCAACAAGCCATTAGCCATTAGCTTGCCATTAGCTGAGAATGAATATGTGCGttaaaacacaacgacaagaaGGACAACCTGAAAAAAATCCAATGATCAGATATTTTTACATTAGCTGCCATCAATTTTACCTAATATATGACtgcaattattataatttttcttatatgtttttgtactgaactttattttaagaaacattTCAATGTACTCTTATACATAAAGTATACTAATTATCATTGCTGGGTCGTTACAATGAAATTTGTATCGTTTAGTTTGTAATTGTTAAGCCATGTGATGAAAAGTTGATATTTGGGCATcgtaaaaaaatacagtgagaaaCATAGACTTTCTTGTAATTACAAGGTCTCATGAGtaagtgtccacaaactttgGAGTATGTgaccaaaataaaataaggtaATAGTAGTATATTACTATCAGAGCAAAGGTGTGGTATACTGATAGATGTGACATCTTGAAACTAAttcatctgtgtgtatatacattatatatattctatattttggAAAGATTGATTAAAACTAGTCATTAATACAGAATACCAATACTAGATTTTTGCCAGTTTTTCTTCAGGGGtggtaaaaatattttgaatgtaAAGCATTGCTTGGTCTCCTTTCTAAGCTTTGATATGGGACTTTTAAAGTTAGGTTGTCCTGGGCAGTGGCCATGAAAGGCACAGGTGAAGAAATTGTGTGCTCAAGCTTCTTAAAAATGCTCACAACTTTAGCCACATGACTAATGCAAAACttaaacatggaaaaaaaatgttttgttcacTCATTTACTACAGAGGATCATGAACTACCTCCCTCATGAGCTGGAACTGCTCATCTACTTCAGGGATGTAGCTTAGTGGAAGCGCATGTGATTTGCATGTAAGCTATCCAGCATTCAATCTCCACTTGCAAAATTTGGCTAACAGAAATTGTGTCTATAAATGGGCACTGTTATGGCATGTACAAGCCAGAGGTATGTAATTCCCAATACTAAAGATACCAGATACATTGTGTGCATCTTAGCTCCTTGACTGATAGCATTGCACCAGGTATTTGTTGCTGCCAAAactcattcatttattgtcTTGTTCAGTTGCATGTCAACAAAATCTGCAGATAGTGGCATGATGACAAAATGATAAGGTGTTTGGTCTTGAAAACTGCGACTGCTCCCAGTTCTTGCCTTATGATGCCCCTCTGTGCAGAGTACGGGCAGCAGGATTCGGTAAGATATACCTATTGAAGTAAAGGTATAGGTATTGCCAgtagacacatactgtaccagaGTGGAAAGTCAAAAAGTACTTGAGGACCATAAACTATAAAGCACTAGTTTATGTTTAACCCAGCATTGATGCAAGCATCCAGTGTAGTTGACAGAAAATGGGTGTACTGTAATATGTACTCAGTGTTTAAAAAGGGTTgctctaaaaaaataaaaaggaagctTTTAATAGTTAATCTTTTAGGTATTCatattcttatttatatataaattgtatacGTTATACAGGAAAGTCAGACAGCTTTACACATAAGTGTAAAAATACCCGATATGTAGCATATGTACGGCATGTCATAAATATcgatatatatgtaaacatacagaatgtacagtgaataaatataaaggctatatgTGTatcttatagcctttatatttactcactgtatatatgtttacatatatatatctatatatattacatgctgtacatatactacatatttatctgcacttgtctatttgcacaattgctaatctttgcacttctggtagatgctaaACTGTAtttcgtttctctctctctctctctctctctctctctctctctctctctctctctctctctctctctctctctctctctctatctatctctctatctatggGAACCACATACCCAACCGCACCCTATtcagggtttatttatttatctattttacaCGAATGTACCCCGTGTCATTCACAGGTTAGTTTCTCATCCCCAGCTTCAGTGCTGTTGTCACCGAGCTTCTTTCCTATTGGATCGTTTCTGCACATCGTTACTATGGGCGTGGATGCGATGAAACCCCACACGGATAGAAATAAAAGGGTTTTGCGTAGGAAAATTCCGAGGGATTCCGAAGAACCGCGtagcaaaatgtatttttcatcGTATACACGTTGAATACAAACGCAAATTACATGTTTATCCGCGTGTTTTAGAAGATGACAACAGCCGGAAAGAGTGGCGTTTGATTCATAGCTATTAGTGTCAGACTCGCCGCTTTCATGGGTGTGATTACAAGCCGTTTATTTGGGAGTCTGCGACCTGAAAAAGCTTCGTATTTTTGGCGTCGTTTTCATTTCTTCAGCTCTAACTGCAGCTTGTTTGCTAGCGTTAGCTTGTGCGCGTGCATGCGCACGTGCACCTGCCTGAATTAAGCTCGCCGCGTTCAGCTGTAATTTTGCACCAAACGTGCGTCAGTTATCACTCATTTATTTCTGCGCAGGCAGCGTAAAGCATCGCCGGCTGCATGCGTAAAACCGCGAAGGcgttttgttattatttgtcACGTTATCAGATGAACCGAAGTTGTTAATTGTGGATCTCGTTCCTCTGTGGAGTCACAGACTTCGTCCCATGGTGAAGTGCGTCAGCGCGCGCACGCTGCACGAACTCGGCCGCTGCGCCTCCATGGTGGAAACGACGCCTCTCCACGTGAACTGGAACAGAGGCTGACGTTGTTTGGAAGCGACACAAGGAGAAAAGGAGCACTTATCATGGACCCCGGCGGCGGAACCAAACCCGCTGACGGTCCGTTGATCTCCAAGTGTCCTTCTGTTCCGAATTCGCAGTGCGAGCTCAACGGGAACATTTATGAATCCATCAGCGAAGGCAACTTCGGTAAGATGGACGGCTCGTGCGCGGTGCGTGGTGGCAGCGACCCGAGCGCTTATCCTCCGCTTCTCCGTGCCTCCGGCCAGCGCTTCATCCGTAGGAGCTTGTGGTTTGCTGACGACGTGGAGACCCACGAGGCTCCTGAATACGATGTCCGGACCGAGATGTCCACTGTTTGTCTGCGCACAATCGTGGACCGGACCAGAGGAGCGTGGTCAAGCTTACAGGAAGGCTCGAGCACGGAGAGCCAGAGCCGGGCTGGGCGTAAAGACAGCGCCACGGAGAGCACGAGCGCTGACGAGGATAAGGACAGGGCCGTGACCAAAGTGAACGCAGGGACAACAAACGGCGGAAAAAGCGCAATAAAGACCGCGAGCGAGGAAAACGAGGAAGAGGCCGAAATGAAAGCAGTCGCCACTTCTCCCAGTGGCCGGTTTCTCAAATTTGATATCGAGCTTGGAAGAGGCTCGTTTAAAACCGTCTACAAGGGTTTGGACACCGAGACCTGGGTGGAAGTGGCGTGGTGCGAGCTCCAGGTATGTAAGGTGGACGTATAGCACACGCTAAGGGCAGTTAAATACGTGCTAAAAAAAGCGCATGTAAAGGTTGCactgattgtttttttatttatttttcataatgaAATGATTTCAGAAAGGAGAAATCATCATCATGATGCTTTAGTCAGGCGGCTGAGTTCTGCCCAGTAACTAAATGTGCATGTATTGGTCATGATCTACCtgttgcaaaaataaataaaaagcagtcAGAACTCATCTTAAAAGTTTTAGAATATGCGTCTTGGCAGATTTTGTCCAGTGAAGAACGGATGCATTGGTAAGTTTATGTGCAAGTGATACAAACACAGCCAAATCCTGCatttgtgtgagagtgcatcAATCAGCATCGTTCTGCATGACAACAaaggtgtgtgttgggggttagACAAAAAGGTGAAACACTTTTATTGCGCTTAATGCTGAGAGACGTGTGGGTCTAATGACGTGCTcagtaaaatgtcatttaaagacACGGCTTAATTTCTGGACAATTTTTATGGTGATCTTATGATATTGTGTCTCAAACCGGTCTTCAGTGCTGCAGAAGGACTGGGATGCAAAATcgtagataaacagacagagtatTAGGACCACCTGTTTATTTTCAGATAATGGATCAAACCACAGTTTATATCTAACTATGCATCCACGGTGAGTGAGGTGGATATTAGAGCGGTCATAAAACTTGCAATGCCATGACGCAGTCAGTAAGAAGTTTATTTGGTATTTTTCCACCGGCTTGGTCATTGTGTGCTAACgtgattatttttaacattcagACACTTGTGCAAATTGCATGTCTTGAAATTCAGCAAATTACAGTAGAGCTGGGTGAGATGCCTAATAATTTGTCACACTACACTTCTTAGATATTCGATTAGAAGCCTTTAAGTAGTTGATTTGATGATTTCAGTAGTAAATGCATTATGTGGACACTTGCATCacacctgtacagtatgtggttcCTGCCCAGACTTTTGCCTCAAAGTTGTAAGCACACCATTGTATAGATTGTCTTTGTATTTTTTAGATTTagaatttcccttcactggaactcgAAGCCATTCCAGCATGCCAGTGCACCTGTGAACAACATGAGGTTCATGAAGATATGGGTTGataaggttggagtggaagtaCTCGAGTGAGCTGCAAAGAGTGCTGACCTtaacctcactgaacacctttgggatgagcTGGAATGCCGACTGTGCCTCAGGCTTCCCCCACCTGAcctcagtgcctgacctcactaatgctcttctAGCTGAATGGGCAAATCCTCACAGCCATGCttcaacatctagtggaaagccttcccagaagagtggggGTTATTAACACAGTACAGGGTAGGTTGGAACTGGAACCATATACTCACAAAAAAGCACATAAAGGTGTGATGCTGAGTTattcacaaacctttggccatataatgtACTTTTTCCAAATAAATCTCTAATTTGAAAATTAAGCAGTCCTATATGGCAATACATATAATGAAAGAAATGATAGTCTGTGGAGCTTAATATTTTTggcatatcgcccagcccttgCATCAGAGTGAAGATGTTCATTCAGACGCATGATGGCTGAAACTGCAGCCAGTACATTGCTTGAGAAAAAGGTGGAAGAGCAGTGACAGAAATCAATATATCAGCCATTCAGAACAGCCTGAAACAACTGTCCAGCTAAATGTTTACagttgttgccatggtgatgtggatgaatgaacaaatctaaatatttttttaaagcctaTTACCATACAAACACTAAATATGAAGCCACCAAGAGATGATGATTCTTTCTCACAGGTCAACTtggaccagaaaaaaaaaataatttagacCCAGCTTTAAACCTCCATTAAGCTTCCTTttcattcgtgtgtgtgtgtatgtatgtatgtgtgtatatatatatatatatgtttgtgcaGTGAGCTGGGTGCACAAATCAGCCAGAGATAACGGCTGCTTATTTTGGTGTCTCACTTcccatgcatttttttttttttccccaagggCGTGAGGTTCTGTGATCGTTTGAAAAGCTAGTTAAAGTGTCCCAaggttttttccccattttcaATCCGGCTTATTGAAATTCTTCCCAGATTTTATAGCCTATAGGTGTCACCTTGTACCCTGGGGGATGTTAACATTGTGTTCTGCTTGAGTTTAGCCAACAGTCAGTCCAACTTCTTTGTCTGTCAAGCTCTCGTGATTAGTAGTGCTTATCCCTTCCCTTCACTTCCTGACCTGGCCTCAAAACCCTACATCAGACACGTACATGGAGACGATACACGCAGACCATGTATCCTCCTTTCACTTTAGGCCAAACCTTAATTCTGGACacactttttttctgctttgccAGGGTAGATGATCTTGTGGAAAACAACATTTTTGACTTGTATCCAAGTCCTTGGAAGTAAAACTGCACACATCAGCTTGATCGTAATGCCAAGGTATTTAGAATGATTAGATCTTGTCTTGTATTTTAAGGGAGGggaaacaactttttttttcttcatattttgtTCAACATGAGCTAAAAAATTACTGCTCAATCAGGGGCCAGAATTACTCAGTATTTCTGAGTAACTTTTGAGCCTTCTGTGGTCACCCTGACAATCGTGTCGTTTTGGCTGATTCAGCTAGAAATCTGTGTACACGCATTTAAAACCAATTCAGATACGTCAAATGACTTTGTCAAAACCTGAGGCGCATGGGTGGCTTGGCAATGTTGTAAATTGCTCCAGGTTGTGAATGAAGGGGTGAACAAAGGGGTAAATGGTGCCCTGTGAAGGAATGGTGGCCCATCCAGACTAAATTCTCACAGCATGGGCTTCTCTTTACTCTGCGTACACTTCCAAGATGAAGAGCTCATGCTTATGTACAGATGTAATTGCTACacataagccctattcggacgggattagttttacgtggggacgtggagtaatgcaattttacctcaggactaCTGTAATATTAATGGGCCAAtgcgcacgggacaagacatctcagtaaaactagcagatacaagtgggaggggtaactcgctttacgcaccacagtaacctccttgtcgtcatgtgcgtatgacgttgcttcctgtttcaagtgcctccatgcttgcaaaacgcgccacttttaaacaggaaatgaccgtacatatttacagcgggtctattcggatgggattagtattacctgaggtaatttttccggacctttttacagaaggtaaaagtcgccgtaatctttactgacattgtccgtaacgattaccgagatggcacattcggacgggactaaaatcacagagaagctctggtaataattactttacccccacgtaaaactaatcccatccgaatGGGGCTTTAGATTTGACCTTTGATCCCTTGACTTTGATCGATTCTGAATTTCTGAGGGTTTAATACTTCTTGATGTGGAAACAGCATACCTGAGTTCATCCTTTAAAGAAAACTAATGTTCAGAGGCATAATCTTTTGCTTGTGCAACATCTCCACAGGTTGGGAGCTCAAAGTGGGTGAAAATACTGGTGACTTCATCGCACAACCAATTTCAAGCACATAAATGGTTGTGTTCAAGTGATGGTGTTCTCCTGCTCAGATGTCAGATTTTGGCTCAATCTCgggattatttatttgaaatagcAATTCAGTATCTTTTGCAGTATCTCAAATGCTTGCCTTCAGGAACTCCTCTAGGACCAACCAGTCAACTATCAATTATTCCATCCCATAACATCAGCTGTATCGGTCTGGTCTGAGCCATGCACCATTTGTCAGGTTCATTACGAGTCGCTCGCCACTCCACGGTTTTGAGAACCAAGTGGACAAGCATGCACACATTTTGTGTAGCGATGGAGCATCATATGCACATTTTGATCTTTACACAGTGCTGGTATCAGCCTTTATATATAGCTTTGCTGTGTAGGTTTTTTTATCAGGACTGCTTAATGTTGTGAAATTACTCACTTCTCCCCCATTATGCCACTTTTCTATTGGCATTTGCAAGTAAGTTCATAATGATTGCTTTCTTCTTCAGTTGAATCTTTCTTTAGTCCCATAATGCCAGCCTTGCCAATAACGTTATATGACTTGCTTAATGCCAAAGCACAGCACAAGTGTGGAAAATGTGTAGAGA
Proteins encoded in this window:
- the LOC113656301 gene encoding sushi domain-containing protein 3 isoform X1 translates to MESKVVLKNRNRTRHQEGQCTSMPPPQLGKFELVAGNGTSVGTVMTLICPLNHRAISGGRITCVQESNITEWSGGIPACRLVTHIEGFRLALFLSIVSTAIIMLMSIFFITSWLLERLKKEELRRLERERKEETERLWHHLDAEEQREYLYAHDSNINNNNNNNNNSNRQAQHPRCHKKNYPDPLPIHHSQSTVRQMPPLPPCV
- the LOC113656301 gene encoding sushi domain-containing protein 3 isoform X2 translates to MPPPQLGKFELVAGNGTSVGTVMTLICPLNHRAISGGRITCVQESNITEWSGGIPACRLVTHIEGFRLALFLSIVSTAIIMLMSIFFITSWLLERLKKEELRRLERERKEETERLWHHLDAEEQREYLYAHDSNINNNNNNNNNSNRQAQHPRCHKKNYPDPLPIHHSQSTVRQMPPLPPCV